AGTCGACCATTTCTCCCAAGACAGTATATCATTCTCAAACCTACCAAAAGAAACCGAAACCTCAAGAAATGGTTTCGACGAAGCATTCTCTTCCACCTGCCATCACGAAGCCATAACCAAATCTAACCATAAATTCAAGCAAGTAACGGCACGGTAACCCCAAAACAGCAAAAACAATTCAATGATTCCTCAATTATAAACGGAAATGAATCTCCAAATccagaaacaaacaacaataaataaagaaaaagtagtaAAGGGGGAAAGAAGAAGTTAAAATTAATGGGAATCTTGGACAAAATTTCGTCCCAAAAATAGTGTACCTTATGTTCGTCGTTTAGAACATCAACCACAAATGATTCCTCCATAGATTCAGAATGTCAGAATTGAAGAAATCAGTGAGCTAGGGCAGTATGATTTCAGTGCAAACAAGAAATGGAGATCAGTAGGCCACTGGATCAGGATAGAAGAAAACGGAAGaattaagagagaaaaagaaaaccataaATGAAGACAAAAAGAATTGCGAATATATCCATAGGTGTAAGCGATTTTACCTTTTACTGGCTTCCTCCTTTTCCCTGTGCATCTCCATTATCACCTAATCAACTCCACCTTTCCAAACAGCCATTggataatttttgtttgtttacgAAAACTGCAAAAGCAATACGCCCAATCATTgtacttaaaaaaagaactaaaTCAACAACAAACAGATCCAACCTTACATAAACTCAATCAAACCAGTGTTGGATTTACGAGAAAGAGAAGTTCGGATTGAAAAGGTTGTAATGATTCTCGCAAAAGGTAAAGTATAAAGGAAGATGAAATCGACCAAGAAAAAGGCAAAAGGAACCGAAATCTTTttgttgatttcttcttttcgaGCCTATAATTTCATACTCACTCCCAGTTGCAGAGTGAAGACGAGTTGGATCGGATCAGCCACTATAATANAATAGAAAGATGAGTATTGTGCAAGGCCCACTCCCAAGGAGTGTATTAGAAAGAAAGTCTTGTCTGTACAGCGCAATggtcttttcatttattatctAATCACTGACTCTCCGCGGGTGGGGGGGCGCCCCTTACGCTGTCGTTTTATACATCCCTtttcctcttctctctctaccgGGCCTGGCCCATATCAAGTTGGGCCCATCTATTATTCGTAGTTTGGGCTGGGCTTTTAGAAGcccaattctttcttttctctctcgaattaaataaaaataaaataattataatgataatgataataTATTGTGTGGTATTTGTTAAGCTTCATCCATTACCAACTTTTAGTTGggattgaaaataatatatatataaaaacttaGGAAAACAACAATTAAAGTAgacgtttttctttttcttcttgcttttaatacatttaaacAATACATGTCTACctaacatataatataaatataaatattatgatGGGTTGAGCGATACCGactcatttaaaatatttagtatgaaaaaaaaaacaggcgtttatgaaataaatctgataaaataatacatgTCTACTAGAGTCTTCGTTCGATGTTCAACGAGGTTTACCTTTGTCAACCGAACATAATTTGTGTTGAATCCAAGGTTGTTCGGCCACACACGTCGTTCATAAATGCATGTTCTATTGTGTGTGGTACAACAATGTCGCATCTCATTGTTATCTTGGTTCCCAACAATATGGTTCATGCATCATGATGTCATCCCATGTATCGGGACATATCGAGCATCTTGGCTTACTCGGACATATCTGTTGGGAACTAAACTCATGTGTCGACCAACATCGGGACGTCCTGAACATCCATTCATCTAGATTCTTTTGAGTATCTGACTCTCTCCATGTCCATGCTAAACCATTTATGGCAAACCTTTCGAATAGCAAGTGCATAATCTAATCTTCGATACATGGGTTGGTATGAAATACCAGCACACACATGTCGTCCAATACTGTCTTtgaaatatcattttcaaagaAAGACACCCGAGACACTCATCCATGTTGGGCCtcatactaaaaataaaaaaaaataagtaaggTAAAGGATTTGTACTACTAACCTAATGctcaattattttgtttttttatttatatatatatataataaaaggacaaaattattaaataaataaataaaaaggaaaaagcttGGCTGCTTCATGactatacaaaaaaaaataaaaaaatatttaagaaattaatttaatagttGAATATTGAAGTTGAAACGACGTAGTATTAtacaaagattaaataaaaaaagaataatataaaaaatcgaaaatatatttatggtcaatattatatttaaaaatatgtataaaaatactcttcaAGGGGAACAATGGGTGATTCATTTCCTCTCACatgaagaagaatcaaagcAATCGACGAtacaaaaagaatccaaaCCCCACAAACACCAAAATATTGTTCCCAAGAATCGATAATAATCGAATATAttgaatgatgaaatgttttgtgtaaataataataatgaaacaaGCTCGATCCATCGTCGTATCCATCTCGAACCCATCTCCCAAATCTGTACAATCTACGCTCCTAATCAATCAAAGAATCGCTGAATCTGTACCAAAGAATTGATCTCCTCCCTTGTTTAATAACTTAAATAACTAATCAATGTCGAAGAATAAGACGATGGTGCCGGTGAACCCCAATCTGCTGCTCTGTACAGATCATACGGCTTCCATAGATGATCAAGAAGGCAAGGTTTATTAGCGTCCAGTCTAACCCATGGCTTCCCCTTCCCGCTCCAATGGAGCAAACTCACCGGACCTGGATGCAGCGTTCTGCAACTATCTTTAACATTGTCGCCGCCGAGACCGTGTTGGTTCCACCGGTGGTCGATCGGTTCAACATTCCCGGCGAATACGAGGAGGAACGGCGGGAGGGAGCCCAGATCGTAAATCCGGGTGCGTTTCTGCAACTCCATCCAGCTTTCGATCTTCTTCTTGTAATTTCCGAGTCTCCATTTAGACAAATCCATGACCATTACTCCGGTGTTGAAATAGCAGGGGGTTCGGGAGGCGAAGATCCGGGTTAGAACCGGGTCGGACCAGAATTTTTCGGTGAAGTAATTGGTGAAATTGGCATGGCAATATTCCGGTGCTCCGATGACGCGAGAGCCGGTTAGGTTAATGTTCCAGAGCTTGTGAATGTCATCGACGACTACCACATCGGAGTCAAGGTAAATGAGACGGTCAACGCAGGAATCGAGAATGTCGCCCAGGTAATTTCTAGCGTAGTTCAAAGGATTTTCTAGGGCTAGACGAATTGAAGaggaaattaaattgattacAGTGTCCTCTCTGAAGATGTAGACCTTGAAATTAAGAGAGGGGAAAGTGGATCGGACGAGTTTCGTGAGTTGTCGAGGAGAGGCCTGGTCGAACTCGGCGGCaatgaaatggaagaagacGTTTTCAGGGCAGGAAGCATGTTTAAGTACAGAGTGAATGGCGGCCATGGAGCCTCGTACGTATTCAGAATCTAAGGTCATTGCGATGTGGACCAAAGAGGCGTCGCAGGCCCCGgcggaggaagaagaacattCCGCCCCATTCCGGTAGTCAGGGGCCTCGGAGAAGCGGATGAAATCAGCGATTCCGGCCGATTGATGACGGAAAGTTCGAATCGCGAAacagaaaggaagaagaagcagaagagaAAAGGCAAAAACGGCTGGTGCGAAGGTGAATCGCAAAATCTGAGCTCCCATTTCGTTGCAGAGAATGGTGAATGAACAGTGAAGAGGAGGAGAGGGTTTCACTTGACCAAACGCGGTTCCTGCGTTCTGCTCTCtctaggagagagagagagagagagagacggcGGCCGGAAGGGGGAGGGGAAGGCGGAgggggaaggggaaggggacGTTTGAGTGAGAAAGAAACGGGAGAGAGCATTATATACTTGGAATTTATTGGCCGTCTGAGTCGCAGTCTGCCTCAGcaagtaaggaatactttgtttttttgtttttttttttttggttttttttaaaaaaataataataacaataaattattattattttactttcttatatcttataatataatcccaacttgtttaaaaaataataataagtgacaaatttagtttgaaatttgtatAAAATGGTGAAATAAGTTTGATATCAGAGAATCCCATGTGCCTTTTGTTTATaatgataatttttaatgttccTAATTTGATTTAAAGGTAATTTGggaaatgtttatttatttgttgttttggTCGGTGGACAGATTTTGTTGTCAGTtctttaaatctaaattatgaatatctaaatttgattattccctaagttttaaaaattttaatgttagttaaaacacattttatatattctttatttaggtattttttatatatatgtatatatatagtaaataatgAGTAGAGTTATGAATATCTTAAATGAAGATTGggagtttaaaattaataatttactttataagttatatattaaaaaagtattttatttatttatttatttatgttaataataaataaaataatgctGTTAATTAGGACAGTTATTAAGTATGATTAAGTATGGTATTATATTACAATACTTTGGGAagtaattataataatgaGACTTCAATTTGAAAGTAATTATACTAAACCCAAAGTAATTAAGTATGGTATTATTAAGtatgtattatattttttaaaaatggtggagaattcaGAGTGGGTGACAGCTGTCAGTTTATTTTGAAGGCACTGCAACGTGGACAGTTCCTTTGGGTGGGCCTCACATTGAATCAGCATCCGCTAGAGAGGTCTCCAGAATAAAATAGACCAattcaaaccctaattatttccaaaataaaataaaaaaaaaatctctaattTCATTAGAAAGCTATTTATTTTGTGAAcgaatttttgaaaaagaagtaTCCAAGAAGGAACGTGGATGAcgcaataattaataaatgaagaaaatggaacACATAACATGTaactacaaaataaataaataaataaataaataaataaataaataaataaataaataaaaattaattaataattacactTAATTAAACACATAAACAACTGGCGCACCCATCAAGGAACTTGCACCCACGTGTCCCGCTTATGACTTATAACCCAATGtattattacaattaaaaaaggTATCAATGAATTAAATGTGTGATTTAGATAATAATTCACGAATGGAGTCAATGTTAATGGTAAGATGTAGAATAAGACAGATATGGACATATAAAGTGAAAAGGCAAGGGAAAGTTG
This genomic window from Cucurbita pepo subsp. pepo cultivar mu-cu-16 chromosome LG01, ASM280686v2, whole genome shotgun sequence contains:
- the LOC111789971 gene encoding probable galacturonosyltransferase-like 9 — translated: MGAQILRFTFAPAVFAFSLLLLLPFCFAIRTFRHQSAGIADFIRFSEAPDYRNGAECSSSSAGACDASLVHIAMTLDSEYVRGSMAAIHSVLKHASCPENVFFHFIAAEFDQASPRQLTKLVRSTFPSLNFKVYIFREDTVINLISSSIRLALENPLNYARNYLGDILDSCVDRLIYLDSDVVVVDDIHKLWNINLTGSRVIGAPEYCHANFTNYFTEKFWSDPVLTRIFASRTPCYFNTGVMVMDLSKWRLGNYKKKIESWMELQKRTRIYDLGSLPPFLLVFAGNVEPIDHRWNQHGLGGDNVKDSCRTLHPGPVSLLHWSGKGKPWVRLDANKPCLLDHLWKPYDLYRAADWGSPAPSSYSSTLISYLSY